One segment of Candidatus Thermoplasmatota archaeon DNA contains the following:
- a CDS encoding DNA adenine methylase, whose translation MRSPIKWFGGKSLLAETIVRRIPKHECYVEVFGGAAWVLFRKERSKSEIYNDIHADLVNFFRVLRNQQDEFLRKAKFLMPSRDDFLRARDEPREPLDPVERALRFYLLVSQSFNCNLREYRPTKTRPPSRVDMDRLREASQRLQRVWIERLDFEELIRRYDSPQTFFFLDPPYAPIKFTSGVYGWSDPEHDRLKRVVAGIKGRFLMTYPDWPRLRELWSEYPTERIPTQYRSFNREAQPRYADVLLISNYDTAKVCPLVRPGFAETVVNLDDLQTEP comes from the coding sequence CAAGTGGTTCGGCGGCAAGAGCCTCCTTGCCGAAACGATCGTTCGGCGCATTCCGAAGCACGAATGCTACGTCGAAGTTTTCGGCGGCGCGGCATGGGTCCTGTTCCGAAAGGAACGGTCCAAGTCGGAGATCTACAACGACATCCACGCCGATCTCGTCAACTTCTTCCGCGTTCTTCGGAATCAGCAAGACGAGTTCCTTCGGAAAGCCAAGTTCCTGATGCCAAGCCGCGACGACTTCCTTCGGGCGCGGGATGAACCCCGGGAACCGCTCGATCCCGTCGAACGCGCCCTACGGTTCTACCTTCTCGTCAGCCAGTCGTTCAACTGCAACCTGCGGGAATACCGACCCACCAAGACGCGCCCGCCAAGCCGCGTCGACATGGACCGCCTTCGGGAAGCAAGCCAGCGGTTGCAGCGAGTCTGGATCGAGCGATTGGACTTCGAGGAATTGATCCGGCGGTACGATAGCCCGCAGACGTTCTTCTTCCTCGACCCACCCTATGCCCCGATCAAGTTTACAAGCGGCGTCTACGGATGGTCCGACCCCGAACACGACCGCCTGAAGCGCGTCGTTGCCGGAATCAAGGGCCGCTTCCTGATGACGTACCCGGACTGGCCCCGCCTCCGGGAACTCTGGTCGGAATACCCAACGGAACGGATTCCGACCCAATACCGCAGCTTCAACCGCGAAGCGCAGCCACGCTACGCGGACGTGCTGCTCATCTCGAACTACGACACCGCGAAAGTCTGCCCGCTGGTTCGCCCGGGATTCGCGGAAACGGTGGTGAACCTCGATGATCTACAAACTGAACCTTAG